The following are encoded together in the Clostridium sp. BJN0013 genome:
- the thiS gene encoding sulfur carrier protein ThiS: MKVNGIVIPLKEGINLVYFLQKKGYDPRKIAVEVNGRIIPRETYAEVQLGDSDTLEIVHFVGGG, translated from the coding sequence ATGAAAGTAAATGGAATTGTTATCCCACTGAAAGAAGGAATAAACTTAGTTTACTTCCTGCAAAAAAAGGGATATGATCCGAGGAAAATCGCTGTAGAAGTTAATGGTAGAATTATTCCACGAGAAACGTATGCAGAAGTACAATTGGGGGATTCGGATACATTGGAAATTGTACATTTTGTTGGAGGAGGATAA
- a CDS encoding DUF6803 family protein, whose amino-acid sequence MNMTHYMSLLMDNQPWNLIIFMVIPVVCAELLTITEFFIIYNKIEKGGIKTLNKIIGIFDGIYFTGIFIYLFVNVVIPLTTNNGWHTWVDVIAVLSYLSGVIFLVPITLIELGILFKTKSSNDKLKIHFILISGFLIVAHIAMIFGMVNPEIISNMPGMNMH is encoded by the coding sequence ATGAACATGACACATTATATGTCTTTATTAATGGATAATCAACCCTGGAACTTAATTATTTTTATGGTTATACCTGTAGTATGTGCTGAACTACTTACTATTACAGAATTTTTTATAATTTATAATAAAATTGAAAAAGGAGGTATAAAAACTCTAAATAAAATCATTGGAATATTTGACGGTATTTATTTTACAGGAATATTTATATATCTTTTTGTAAATGTGGTAATTCCTCTTACAACTAATAATGGATGGCACACATGGGTAGATGTAATTGCAGTACTATCTTATTTAAGTGGTGTAATATTTCTAGTACCAATAACATTAATAGAACTAGGGATACTCTTTAAAACTAAATCCTCTAACGATAAATTAAAAATTCACTTTATACTCATAAGTGGATTTTTAATAGTTGCACATATTGCAATGATTTTTGGTATGGTCAATCCTGAAATAATAAGCAATATGCCAGGAATGAACATGCACTAA
- a CDS encoding FRG domain-containing protein: MPINQCKRYFLKECNSIDEFWKELCPEKPLGHKRGRFIYRGQRDDTWPLVPSILRINEKINGKSPIRCEEQVRNELMILNYFVDQCDLIGISIINDSLEFRKKYLDFKVGNGNDKSFIDPSNWPSEELLELMALAQHCGVPTSLIDWSKRSYVAAYFAASSALKHYEENNDKKLAVWALDIEKIKLYKNIKLIKVPGSTSNNLAAQSGLFTFLKQPGKMGDIFSPKFLENEFKNTPDTPLWKITLPVKYSVEILKLCKLYGVSGATLFPNYNGASRSVLDYINTILIK, translated from the coding sequence ATGCCTATAAATCAATGCAAAAGGTATTTTTTAAAGGAATGTAATAGTATTGATGAATTTTGGAAGGAACTATGTCCTGAAAAGCCTTTAGGACATAAAAGAGGAAGATTTATTTATAGAGGTCAAAGAGATGATACATGGCCTTTAGTTCCCAGTATATTAAGAATTAATGAAAAAATTAATGGTAAAAGTCCTATAAGATGTGAAGAGCAAGTACGTAATGAACTTATGATATTAAATTATTTTGTGGATCAATGTGATTTGATTGGAATCAGTATCATAAATGATTCTTTGGAATTTCGAAAAAAATACTTAGATTTTAAAGTAGGGAATGGAAATGATAAATCTTTTATTGATCCATCAAATTGGCCCAGTGAGGAATTGTTAGAATTAATGGCATTAGCACAGCATTGTGGAGTGCCAACTAGTCTGATTGATTGGTCAAAACGTTCATATGTAGCTGCATATTTTGCTGCTTCATCAGCTTTGAAACATTATGAAGAAAATAATGATAAAAAATTGGCAGTATGGGCTTTGGATATAGAAAAGATTAAGTTATATAAAAATATTAAGTTAATTAAGGTTCCAGGTTCAACTAGTAACAACCTTGCTGCTCAGTCTGGTCTATTTACTTTTCTTAAACAACCAGGTAAAATGGGGGATATATTTTCCCCTAAATTTTTAGAAAATGAATTTAAAAATACACCAGATACTCCTTTATGGAAAATAACATTACCTGTTAAATATTCTGTAGAAATACTTAAGTTGTGTAAGTTATATGGAGTTTCAGGTGCAACCTTATTTCCTAATTATAATGGTGCTTCACGTTCTGTTCTTGACTATATAAACACTATTTTAATAAAGTGA
- a CDS encoding LysR family transcriptional regulator substrate-binding protein has product MIQDEKKIQELFNKNEKISGLLRIGAAETLSVFWLPPILKEYCIIYPDVKVTLRMADCTEFPKMLSHNMIDVAFSLHDQSQHEYISQINIFKDSTVFISAPDHPLANLRRIKIHELENHSFILPEAECCYRVELEKLLKEHNIKIDTIMELSSLEAIKQCVKIGLGISLLPKIAVQQEINKGELATLAIENCNISICAKMIYHKQKWISPSLNALKNMICTNNTDSKHKIS; this is encoded by the coding sequence ATGATTCAAGATGAAAAAAAAATTCAAGAATTATTTAATAAAAATGAGAAAATTTCTGGATTACTTAGAATAGGAGCTGCTGAGACTCTTTCTGTTTTCTGGCTTCCTCCTATTCTTAAAGAATATTGTATTATATATCCGGATGTTAAAGTAACACTTAGAATGGCTGATTGCACTGAATTTCCAAAAATGTTATCTCATAATATGATTGACGTTGCTTTTAGTCTTCATGATCAGTCACAACATGAATATATCTCCCAAATTAATATTTTTAAAGATTCTACAGTTTTTATTTCAGCTCCAGATCATCCCCTTGCTAATTTAAGAAGAATAAAAATACATGAACTTGAAAATCATTCTTTTATTCTTCCAGAAGCAGAATGTTGCTATCGTGTAGAACTAGAGAAATTATTAAAAGAGCATAATATAAAAATAGATACCATTATGGAGCTTAGTAGCTTAGAAGCTATAAAGCAATGTGTAAAAATAGGACTTGGAATTTCCCTTTTACCAAAAATTGCAGTTCAACAAGAAATTAATAAAGGTGAGCTTGCTACTCTAGCCATAGAAAATTGTAACATTTCTATATGTGCTAAAATGATATATCATAAACAAAAATGGATATCTCCATCTTTAAATGCATTAAAAAATATGATATGCACAAATAATACAGACTCAAAACATAAAATATCATAA
- a CDS encoding ThiS-like ubiquitin domain-containing protein, whose protein sequence is MEITINGKKQIGDWKTAFEVRSFVGKEDNVLIINGFQVQEDCILHLQDVI, encoded by the coding sequence ATGGAGATAACTATAAATGGGAAAAAGCAAATAGGTGATTGGAAAACTGCTTTTGAAGTAAGATCTTTCGTTGGAAAAGAAGATAATGTTTTAATTATAAATGGATTTCAAGTTCAAGAAGATTGTATTTTACATCTACAAGATGTAATTTAA
- a CDS encoding thiamine phosphate synthase, giving the protein MVICVTNRLLCKDNFLNRIEQIARAKPEGIILREKDLLEYEYEQLAYLCHEICLQYKTSLIIHTYIEVAKKLGISKIHMPLKTYLKNHEQLTDFTIKGTSVHTIEEAIQAQIYGADYIIAGHIFPTDCKKGMPARGLDFLESVCCAVSIPVFAIGGIKLERMIDVYRAKASGVCIMSYFMECSDPEKACDSFKVFD; this is encoded by the coding sequence ATGGTGATTTGTGTAACTAATCGATTATTGTGTAAGGATAATTTTTTAAATAGGATTGAACAAATTGCAAGAGCAAAACCTGAGGGAATTATTTTACGAGAAAAGGATCTATTAGAATATGAATATGAACAGCTTGCATATTTGTGTCATGAAATCTGTTTACAGTACAAAACATCGTTAATTATTCATACATACATTGAAGTAGCAAAAAAACTTGGAATTTCAAAAATTCATATGCCTCTAAAAACTTATCTCAAAAATCATGAACAACTTACTGACTTTACAATAAAAGGTACCTCTGTTCATACCATAGAAGAAGCTATTCAGGCACAAATATATGGTGCAGACTACATTATTGCTGGACATATTTTTCCTACTGATTGTAAAAAAGGGATGCCTGCACGTGGATTAGATTTTTTAGAAAGTGTATGCTGTGCTGTATCTATTCCTGTGTTTGCCATTGGTGGAATTAAATTGGAACGTATGATAGATGTATATAGAGCGAAAGCATCAGGAGTTTGTATAATGTCTTATTTTATGGAATGTAGTGATCCCGAAAAGGCATGTGATTCATTTAAGGTATTCGATTAG
- a CDS encoding thiazole synthase, whose protein sequence is MKQNDDKIIIGGHAFNSRFILGSGKFSLEMTKIVIENAGVEMATLALRRANVGGEGNILDYMPEGITLLPNTSGARNAQEAVRIARLARELGCGDFVKIEVIHDSKYLLPDNYETIKATEILAKEGFIVMPYMYPDLNVARSLVNAGAAAIMPLGAPIGSNKGLLTYDFIKILVDEIDIPIIVDAGIGRPSQACEAMEIGVDAIMANTAIATAKDVGLMAKSFKFAIEAGRQAYLAGLGRVLGYGAEASSPLTGFLKY, encoded by the coding sequence ATGAAACAGAATGATGATAAGATTATAATTGGTGGGCATGCATTTAATTCCCGTTTTATTTTAGGATCAGGCAAATTTTCGCTTGAAATGACAAAAATAGTTATAGAGAATGCTGGTGTAGAAATGGCCACATTGGCACTTCGTCGTGCTAATGTTGGAGGTGAGGGAAATATACTAGATTACATGCCAGAGGGTATTACATTGTTGCCAAATACTTCTGGAGCTAGAAATGCACAGGAAGCTGTAAGAATTGCAAGATTGGCTCGTGAACTTGGGTGTGGTGATTTTGTAAAAATTGAAGTAATTCATGACTCAAAATATTTACTTCCAGATAATTATGAAACAATTAAGGCTACAGAAATTTTAGCAAAAGAAGGATTCATTGTAATGCCATATATGTATCCTGATTTAAATGTAGCACGTTCACTGGTTAATGCAGGTGCTGCTGCCATTATGCCTCTCGGTGCACCCATTGGCAGTAATAAAGGACTTCTAACATATGATTTCATTAAGATATTGGTAGATGAAATTGATATTCCAATTATTGTAGATGCAGGTATTGGAAGACCATCTCAAGCTTGTGAAGCGATGGAGATAGGGGTTGATGCAATAATGGCCAATACGGCTATTGCTACAGCAAAGGATGTGGGGCTTATGGCAAAATCATTTAAATTTGCTATTGAAGCAGGTAGACAAGCATATCTTGCAGGATTAGGACGTGTACTTGGCTATGGAGCAGAGGCTTCCAGCCCACTTACTGGGTTTTTAAAATATTGA
- a CDS encoding GtrA family protein translates to MEINMVFDLLLKKQEFIKYAISGTINTLITLIVYNILIQIGVNYMISNGIAYFLGIVNGFVLDKIWVFKSNKNVVILFSKFIIVNIISLFFNSTLLFILVNNIGLDNILSQLISTISTGMFNYIMNRVWTFS, encoded by the coding sequence ATGGAGATAAATATGGTATTTGATTTATTATTAAAAAAGCAAGAATTTATAAAATATGCTATTTCAGGAACAATAAATACATTAATAACATTAATTGTTTATAATATTCTTATACAAATTGGTGTTAATTATATGATATCAAATGGTATAGCATATTTTCTTGGAATCGTAAATGGATTTGTACTGGATAAAATTTGGGTATTCAAGTCTAATAAAAACGTAGTTATCTTATTTAGTAAATTTATTATTGTTAATATAATTTCTCTTTTTTTTAATTCTACATTGTTATTTATATTAGTAAATAATATTGGTTTAGATAACATACTTTCACAGTTAATATCAACCATTTCTACAGGTATGTTTAATTACATAATGAATAGGGTATGGACATTTTCTTAA
- a CDS encoding LysR family transcriptional regulator, with amino-acid sequence MDIKQLQTFITVAKLLNFREAGEELNYSQSSVSDHIRNLEKELNTKLFERLGKKVFLNESGKN; translated from the coding sequence ATGGATATTAAACAACTTCAAACATTTATTACTGTTGCTAAATTATTAAATTTTAGAGAAGCTGGAGAAGAACTTAATTACTCGCAATCCTCTGTTTCTGATCATATACGTAACTTAGAAAAAGAACTTAATACAAAACTTTTTGAGCGTCTCGGAAAAAAAGTATTTCTAAATGAAAGTGGAAAAAATTAA
- the thiH gene encoding 2-iminoacetate synthase ThiH, with product MSDRRKIVKKVKTDHMKYKPNMEIVDSSIMDTVLYMVDSYDYKRFSKEEVKEALTKDNLTIEDFGALLSPAAFPFLEQMAQKAKNETQKHFGNSVSVFTPLYIANYCENYCVYCGFNCHNKIRRAKLTMEEIEKELKNISATGLQDILLLTGESRRMSDVRYIGEAVKLAANYFNLVGIEIYPLNTDEYDYIHDCGADYVCVYQETYSTNKYEKIHLSGNKRIYPYRFNSQERAIKGGMRGVAFGALLGLDDFRKDAFATGIHAYFIQKKYPQAEISFSSPRLRPFINNTNEDPHGVYEAQLLQAMLSYRLFMPFAGITISTRERAGFRDNVVGMCATKISAGVKVSVGGHEEDSKGDEQFEISDSRSVDDVHKMLLKRGLQPVYTDYIRV from the coding sequence ATGTCGGATAGGAGAAAAATAGTGAAAAAGGTTAAAACAGATCATATGAAGTATAAGCCAAATATGGAGATAGTTGATTCAAGTATTATGGATACTGTGTTATATATGGTAGATAGCTATGATTATAAACGCTTTAGTAAAGAAGAAGTAAAAGAGGCTCTTACAAAAGATAATTTAACAATTGAAGATTTTGGTGCATTGTTATCACCGGCAGCATTTCCATTTTTAGAACAAATGGCTCAGAAAGCTAAGAATGAGACACAAAAACACTTTGGAAATTCTGTGTCTGTATTTACTCCGCTTTACATTGCAAATTATTGTGAGAATTATTGTGTTTATTGTGGATTTAATTGTCATAATAAAATACGACGTGCAAAGTTGACTATGGAGGAAATAGAGAAAGAATTAAAAAATATTTCTGCAACAGGACTTCAAGATATATTGTTGCTTACAGGAGAATCACGGCGAATGTCAGATGTAAGATATATTGGAGAAGCAGTAAAGTTGGCTGCAAATTATTTTAACCTAGTTGGAATCGAAATATATCCGTTAAATACTGATGAGTATGATTATATACATGATTGTGGTGCAGATTATGTTTGTGTATATCAGGAAACCTATAGTACAAATAAATATGAAAAAATTCATCTCAGTGGTAATAAACGTATTTATCCTTATCGTTTTAATTCTCAGGAACGTGCTATAAAGGGTGGTATGAGAGGTGTAGCATTTGGAGCGTTGTTGGGATTAGATGATTTTAGAAAAGATGCTTTTGCTACTGGAATTCACGCTTATTTTATACAGAAGAAATATCCACAGGCAGAAATTTCTTTTTCTTCTCCAAGGTTACGTCCGTTTATTAATAACACTAATGAAGATCCACATGGTGTCTATGAAGCGCAGTTATTACAGGCCATGTTGTCCTATAGACTTTTTATGCCATTTGCAGGTATTACAATTTCTACTAGAGAACGTGCTGGTTTTCGTGATAATGTAGTTGGAATGTGTGCAACAAAAATTTCGGCAGGTGTGAAAGTTAGTGTGGGAGGTCATGAAGAAGATTCAAAAGGTGATGAGCAATTTGAAATTTCTGATTCAAGAAGTGTGGACGATGTACACAAAATGCTTTTGAAACGCGGTCTGCAACCAGTATATACTGATTATATTCGTGTATAG
- a CDS encoding transposase family protein, with product MIKNKMIDYFGIITDQRQKAKIKHNLTDILFIAVVGTLANCDS from the coding sequence ATGATAAAAAATAAAATGATAGATTATTTTGGAATTATAACAGATCAGAGACAAAAAGCAAAAATTAAACACAATCTAACAGATATATTATTTATAGCTGTAGTTGGTACGTTGGCAAACTGCGATAGTTAG